One window of Aspergillus oryzae RIB40 DNA, chromosome 3 genomic DNA carries:
- a CDS encoding uncharacterized protein (predicted protein) has product MARPCKNCGGPRAEDVPDEIELCEQCTASNMPVASFDSQAGSPTEPNTPVPDTQFEGFQGGDGHSGKGKEPADLDEPILVPDPESVPVGCRPSQIETGTGAVESMSAAQSESASRGGNRLKRKASALNAEEPVLDSESDKSVGSVSPKDTSNIGQGHDPSSHEYS; this is encoded by the exons ATGGCCAGGCCTTGCAAAAACTGCGGCGGTCCACGCGCCGAAGACGTTCCTGACGAGATCGAGTTGTGCGAACAGTGTACCGCGAGCAATATGCCAGTCGCATCGTTTGACTCCCAAGCTGGATCACCGACTGAACCGAATACCCCGGTCCCAGATACTCAGTTTGAGGGTTTTCAAGGAGGTGATGGTCATtctggaaaaggaaaggaaccCGCTGATCTCGATGAACCTATTCTCGTTCCTGATCCTGAAAGTGTCCCGGTGGGCTGTAGGCCTTCCCAGATTGAAACAGGCACTGGCGCCGTTGAGTCGATGTCGGCAGCACAGTCGGAGAGTGCTTCGAGAGGTGGCAATCGTCTTAAGCGTAAAGCGTCGGCTTTAAATGCCGAGGAACCGGTTTTAGATTCTGAGTCCGATAAGAGCGTGGGGAGTGTTAGTCCCAAGGATACTTCCAATATTGGACAGGGCCATGATCCTTCTTCGCACGAG TATTCCTAG
- a CDS encoding uncharacterized protein (predicted protein) — protein sequence MAPQAPWRSLFQSHLTQNSSTSFTLSTVDHDSQNRPVPRSRTCEFRGFWPSPQLHDKAVEALNSQGIGQNPAVYESDMISLTTDVRMEKVGQLDSSANVVEGIFWLTDVGNQWRVKGEAFVIGDPKGGAHEEAARKEIQTGMNVTGKDADVSEWTWERQVTAYFANHSPVMRGSFKNPSPGQPRTQEPADPNLKLGQKVDDLQDSIARGNFRVVVIRPNEVERLDLSDLQNVRRVRWTFVPADNTGGQGEWVETELWP from the exons atGGCCCCTCAAGCCCCATGGCGCTCTCTCTTCCAGTCTCATCTGACTCAAAACTCCTCCACTTCCTTTACTCTCTCGACCGTCGACCACGACTCTCAGAACAGACCCGTGCCGCGCTCGCGAACCTGTGAGTTTCGTGGTTTCTGGCCAAGCCCGCAGCTCCATGATAAGGCTGTTGAGGCGCTAAATAGCCAGGGCATTGGCCAGAACCCCGCAGTGTATGAGAGCGATATGATCTCGCTTACGACTGATGTtcggatggagaaggtcgGGCAGCTTGATTCTTCTGCGAACGTTGTGGAGGGTATCTTCTGGTTGACGGATGTTGGGAACCAGTGGCGTGTGAAGGGGGAGGCGTTTGTGATCGGGGACCCGAAGGGTGGAGCGCATGAGGAGGCGGCTAGGAAGGAGATTCAGACGGGGATGAACGTAACAGGCAAGGATGCGGATGTGAGTGAATGGACCTGGGAGAGGCAGGTAACGGCTTATTTTGCGAATCATTCGCCTGTTATGAGAG GTTCCTTCAAAAATCCCTCGCCTGGTCAGCCTAGAACCCAGGAGCCTGCAGACCCAAACCTGAAATTGGGCCAGAAAGTAGACGATCTTCAGGACTCTATTGCGCGTGGGAACTTTCGGGTGGTTGTCATTCGTCCGAATGAGGTCGAGCGTCTTGATCTGTCGGACCTTCAGAATGTGCGGCGCGTGAGATGGACCTTTGTTCCTGCTGATAATACCGGTGGACAGGGAGAGTGGGTGGAAACTGAACTGTGGCCATGA
- a CDS encoding uncharacterized protein (predicted protein) has translation MEPACGSCRRSKVRCTHRKPVVNPRDGKSCIKNPIILFLGRCLTCISADAFQSEAQRPIQPKESDQLSRDDPAQDDPGEGSSKRAGLRPKSQPADTPDGKIPPKPRGRPRKHPEETQAVVNKGKAVEEPESPPKRPRRGRKPAQRIGSSAQGKSGQATAPEPAAATVPTETMAANIYIATNMALNNVLAENFQETVRECEVKWQAVSDSLGEAMDSFREAKRKIDAWLDMWKKGEV, from the coding sequence ATGGAGCCGGCTTGTGGTTCCTGTAGAAGGTCCAAGGTTCGATGTACGCACCGCAAGCCCGTCGTCAACCCAAGAGACGGTAAGTCTTGTATAAAGAATCCCATTATTCTGTTCTTGGGGCGCTGTTTAACCTGTATATCTGCAGATGCCTTTCAGTCAGAAGCACAAAGACCTATTCAGCCTAAAGAAAGTGATCAACTTTCACGGGACGATCCTGCACAGGATGATCCGGGAGAGGGTTCCTCAAAAAGAGCAGGTCTTAGGCCCAAGAGCCAACCAGCCGATACGCCAGATGGTAAAATccctccaaagccaagggGTAGACCTCGAAAGCATCCCGAGGAGACTCAAGCAGTAGTTAATAAGGGGAAAGCTGTAGAGGAACCAGAATCCCCACCTAAGCGACCCAGACGCGGGCGTAAGCCTGCCCAACGCATCGGAAGCAGTGCTCAAGGTAAGAGTGGCCAGGCTACCGCCCCCGAGCCAGCAGCTGCAACAGTTCCGACTGAAACAATGGCAGCAAATATCTATATCGCGACGAACATGGCTCTAAACAATGTCCTGGCTGAAAATTTTCAAGAAACCGTGCGTGAATGTGAAGTGAAGTGGCAGGCGGTGTCGGACTCACTTGGAGAAGCCATGGACTCCTTCCGTGAAGCCAAGCGGAAAATAGATGCTTGGCTTGATATgtggaagaagggggaagTCTAG
- a CDS encoding uncharacterized protein (Arginyl-tRNA synthetase), with translation MKTKKPKDIASLIYENAILPLILQNGNNYGSDHRLGLREPNNPDAGRKRIIIEFGSPNIAKPFRAGHLRSTILGGFLANLYEEADWDVTRMNYLGDRGNVLGVGVEKFGDLDVLERDPIAQLFDVYVRVSAVGRKEQESIESMRKVIASRKSQGHPLEDMERELELLQANSMDERAIKYFKRMCEGDEEALGLWKKFRDLSIIKYQASFARLNIHYDVYAGESQIKNESMKEVENMTKEKRVSEVSDGAVLVDLTKYSKKLSKEIVRKKDGTSNYMSRDIGAVFERDEEYHYDNMIYVIASQQDLHMAQLIKIIELIGRKGLADKLEHVNFGLVHEMSTRRGTVKFLDDILRDAKDKMHEVMRSNQAKYEQVEDPEKVADILDISAVLVQDMASKRNDYTFDMDRMTSFEGDKGPYLQYSHARLCSIIRKADLPSERLKDADLSLLQEKQAASIVQKLAQWPELTHALNSSYEHLNVLNSEPELKLARLTLYSCARQVLSNAMRLLGLTPVERYQMRSPALINRVCADNNIGCNSAGR, from the exons ATGAAGACCAAAAAACCGAAGGACATCGCCAGCCTAATCTACGAAAACGCAA TCCTACCCCTGATATTGCAAAACGGAAACAATTACGGGTCCGACCATCGACTCGGCCTCCGCGAACCGAACAATCCAGACGCAGGCCGCAAGAGAATCATCATCGAGTTCGGATCCCCGAATATCGCCAAGCCGTTTCGTGCTGGACATTTGCGGAGCACGATCCTTGGAGGCTTTCTCGCTAACCTGTATGAGGAGGCTGACTGGGACGTGACTCGAATGAATTATCTCGGGGATCGGGGGAA TGttcttggggttggggttgagaagTTTGGGGATTTGGATGTCCTTGAACGAGATCCTATTGCGCAGCTCTTTGATGTTTATGTTAGGGTTAGTGCAGttggaagaaaggaacaggAGAGCATAGAGAGCATGAGGAAAGTTATTGCCAGCAGGAAGTCGCAGGGGCACCCGTTGGAGGACATGGAGCGAGAGTTGGAGTTGCTTCAGGCTAATTCTATGGATGAGAGGGCGATAAAGTACTTCAAGCGTATGTGTGAGGGTGACGAGGAGGCGTTGGGTTTGTGGAAGAAGTTTCGCGACCTAAGCATAATCAAGTACCAAGCATCGTTTGCTCGGCTCAACATCCACTACGATGTATATGCCGGGGAAtcccagatcaagaatgaaagTATGAAGGAGGTTGAAAACAtgacgaaggaaaaaagggtTTCAGAGGTGTCGGACGGTGCTGTCCTCGTCGATCTGACCAAGTACTCTAAGAAGCTGAGCAAGGAAATTGTGCGCAAGAAGGATGGAACGAGCAACTACATGTCTCGCGATATTGGTGCGGTATTCGAACGAGACGAAGAATACCATTACGACAACATGATCTACGTTATTGCGTCgcagcaagatcttcatatGGCTCAACTCATCAAGATCATTGAGCTGATTGGGAGAAAAGGCCTTGCAGATAAGCTCGAACATGTCAATTTCGGCTTAGTGCATGAAATGAGTACTCGTAGGGGAACTGTGAAGTTCCTCGATGATATTCTACGCGATGCCAAAGACAAGATGCATGAAGTCATGAGATCAAACCAAGCCAAGTatgagcaggtcgaggacCCTGAGAAGGTCGCCGATATACTGGATATCTCCGCCGTCCTGGTCCAGGATATGGCTTCCAAGCG TAATGACTATACGTTCGACATGGATCGGATGACTTCTTTCGAGGGAGATAAGGGCCCCTATCTCCAATACTCGCATGCTCGTTTGTGTTCCATCATCCGCAAGGCTGATCTACCGTCCGAGCGTCTAAAGGACGCAGACCTCTCACTGCTGCAAGAAAAGCAGGCAGCCTCTATCGTGCAGAAGCTGGCACAGTGGCCTGAA TTGACTCATGCCCTGAATTCAAGCTATGAGCATCTTAACGTTTTGAATAGTGAGCCGGAGCTGAAGCTTGCACGGCTCACTCTCTATAGTTGTGCCAGACAGGTTTTGTCGAATGCAATGCGACTACTGGGTCTTACGCCCGTGGAAAGGTATCAAATGAGATCACCTGCATTGATAAACCGAGTGTGTGCTGACAATAATATAGGATGTAATTCAGCTGGTCGATAG
- a CDS encoding uncharacterized protein (predicted protein) yields the protein MSLLRPTSTTTLTVQISKTSLFNNMLLLTFLVTCYAAGLPVFPNQAVLRPSLALPGDNSHRYSLPMFDLQPWERVDEIRLARKGYLYGSPLLGNTSFFPTGALGDAMVARDRAQWFRDVGYVTSNVYHELDQAAAALMKVRWQNTPCGRKNSTNRPRREHTVPL from the coding sequence atgtctcttcttcgtccgaCTTCAACAACAACTTTGACGGTTCAAATCTCGAAGACATCTCTCTTCAATAACATGCTTCTCCTCACGTTCCTCGTTACTTGCTATGCTGCTGGGTTGCCAGTGTTTCCCAACCAAGCAGTACTCAGACCATCTCTAGCCCTTCCTGGTGACAACAGTCATCGGTATAGCTTGCCTATGTTTGACCTTCAGCCCTGGGAGCGAGTAGATGAGATTCGTCTGGCGCGCAAGGGTTACCTTTACGGCTCCCCTCTGCTCGGAAACACATCGTTCTTTCCTACCGGGGCTCTTGGGGATGCAATGGTCGCCCGGGACCGGGCTCAATGGTTCAGAGATGTGGGATATGTCACCAGTAATGTGTATCACGAGTTGGACCAGGCCGCTGCAGCATTGATGAAGGTTCGTTGGCAAAATACACCATGCGGAAGGAAGAACTCGACTAATCGACCCAGGCGGGAGCATACAGTCCCTCTCTAG
- a CDS encoding putative nucleoside diphosphatase (Ynd1) (nucleoside phosphatase), which yields MEGVKGHYGVVLDAGSSGTRVYVYRWLDNAVARKGADSKDLRSLPEIKTKPEWTKKIHPGVSSFADRPEEVGSQHLAELLEHAQTIVPPDAIKDTPIFLLATAGMRLLGDVQRNLLLEQICSYARANSDFLLPDCDVHIQVIPGVTEGLYGWIAANYLLGSFNAPEQHDHGKGHHTYGFLDMGGASAQIAYAPNSTETQKHASDLTLLRLRNVDGSTQEHKVFVTSWLEFGVHEARRRYLESMQAASAVDSAKELPDPCLPSGLRTTLDGKPFTSKQEGGMHLVGTGKFDECLRQTYPLLDKDAPCLDQPCLLHGIHAPAIDFDVNHFIGISEYWHTTHDVFEMGHKDKAYDFNTYQQRVESFCSQDWETIAKGIDDHKWKKLNHEKASEVCFKASWIINVLHNGIGVPRVGLEDTTGSGHNGTKEVITHAQEKGYLDPFQAVNKIDSTEVSWTLGKMVLYASSQVPVEIEEKALPVGFGSNIAGIPNDFQYPSTELLPNSEGLHGANWHDALLNARSSRRVPGLVLFLLIIIMMVFFLCGRRSRMFHKISNLFGGRSHPSYPKKRKFFGGKLPFFGPRSPSYERVLEDGANEFDLGGIVSGRSSLDVNRLSDTETASFLPPKRASSWGSPTPSLKFGLDNSSSGTIGLGITAGSGINAMDRAGLVVRTESRDHLAPIALGPTSNGRRSRAGSPSRSHPHRSPIMTPLSHDE from the exons ATGGAGGGGGTAAAGG GGCACTACGGAGTTGTCCTCGACGCAGGCTCGTCT GGGACGAGAGTCTACGTTTATCGATGGTTGGACAACGCTGTTGCGCGCAAAGGGGCAGATTCGAAGGATCTGCGATCTTTGCCGGAAATCAAAACGAAGCCAGAATGGACCAAGAAGATACATCCAG GAGTGTCTTCATTTGCCGACAGACcggaagaggttggatcGCAACATCTCGCAGAACTGCTGGAACACGCTCAGACAATCGTGCCCCCTGATGCGATCAAGGACACCCCGATCTTTCTTCTGGCCACTGCCGGGATGCGATTATTAGGCGATGTGCAACGaaaccttctcctggaaCAGATTTGCTCCTATGCGCGTGCCAACTCCGACTTCTTGTTGCCTGATTGTGACGTCCACATCCAGGTCATTCCTGGAGTGACGGAAGGTCTGTATGGATGGATCGCCGCCAACTACCTTCTGGGCAGTTTCAATGCACCTGAACAGCATGACCATGGTAAAGGCCATCATACTTATGGCTTTTTGGACATGGGAGGAGCCTCGGCGCAAATTGCATATGCTCCTAACTCGACAGAGACACAAAAGCATGCCAGTGACTTGACGCTGCTGCGCCTACGCAATGTGGATGGCTCAACGCAAGAGCATAAAGTTTTCGTCACCTCATGGCTTGAGTTTGGCGTGCACGAGGCGCGACGACGCTATCTTGAGTCTATGCAAGCAGCAAGTGCGGTCGATAGCGCCAAGGAACTCCCTGACCCTTGTCTTCCCAGTGGTCTCCGAACTACACTTGACGGGAAGCCCTTTACATCGAAACAGGAAGGCGGAATGCACCTCGTGGGTACCGGAAAGTTCGATGAGTGCTTACGGCAAACGTACCCGTTGTTAGATAAAGATGCACCCTGTCTAGATCAGCCCTGTCTCCTCCATGGTATTCACGCTCCCGCCATTGACTTTGATGTCAACCATTTCATCGGCATTAGCGAGTATTGGCATACAACGCATGACGTTTTCGAAATGGGCCATAAGGATAAAGCATACGATTTCAACACCTATCAGCAGCGTGTGGAGTCTTTTTGTTCGCAGGACTGGGAAACTATCGCCAAGGGTATAGACGACCATAAATGGAAGAAACTCAACCATGAGAAGGCCTCTGAGGTTTGCTTCAAGGCTTCCTGGATCATCAATGTTCTGCATAACGGCATCGGAGTTCCACGTGTGGGATTGGAGGACACAACAGGCTCGGGACACAACGGCACGAAGGAGGTCATTACACACGCGCAAGAGAAAGGTTACCTCGATCCCTTCCAGGCAGTCAACAAAATCGACTCCACTGAAGTCAGCTGGACCCTAGGCAAGATGGTTTTGTACGCATCCTCCCAGGTTCCTGTGGagatagaagagaaggcaCTGCCCGTTGGGTTCGGTAGCAATATCGCCGGCATTCCCAACGACTTCCAATATCCTAGCACTGAGTTGTTGCCAAATTCTGAGGGTCTCCATGGCGCGAATTGGCATGACGCTCTTCTCAACGCGAGATCGTCCCGCCGAGTTCCAGGACTTGTGCTGTTCCTTCTCATCATAATcatgatggttttctttctctgcggcCGCCGCTCACGGATGTTCCACAAGATCAGCAACCTCTTCGGAGGGCGGTCCCACCCTAGTTACCCGAAGAAGCGCAAGTTCTTCGGTGGGAAGTTGCCATTCTTTGGTCCCAGAAGCCCCTCCTATGAGCGTGTTCTTGAAGACGGTGCAAACGAGTTCGACCTGGGTGGAATTGTCTCCGGACGCAGTTCGCTGGATGTAAACCGCCTGTCGGATACTGAAACAGCAAGCTTCCTGCCTCCCAAGCGAGCATCAAGCTGGGGCAGCCCCACGCCCAGTCTAAAATTTGGGCTAGACAATTCTTCATCCGGGACCATTGGGCTTGGAATCACCGCTGGCTCCGGTATCAACGCTATGGATCGCGCAGGTCTGGTGGTGAGGACTGAAAGTCGGGACCATCTTGCTCCTATAGCACTGGGCCCTACGTCGAACGGCCGACGCTCCAGGGCAGGCAGTCCCTCGAGATCCCACCCACACAGATCACCCATCATGACACCACTGTcccatgatgaatga
- a CDS encoding putative toxin biosynthesis peroxidase (predicted protein) has translation MKVTTIIWLWLITAHCYPGRMDWDYAVQRHQQVLQGDTDRGFGLNEPFIPTTAHILPEKKPFPIDESVHYYERHFNGSGPDGTYRRSSCPAVNALANRGYINRTGRNISYSELTHAVRRVWNFADDNVTPPSLSSIRRPFPEGDQNLGRDICPMKARFQREDCGQGELEHRKCITNL, from the exons ATGAaagtcaccaccatcatctggTTATGGCTTATCACTGCCCACTGCTACCCTGGTAGGATGGACTGGGATTACGCTGTTCAACGCCACCAGCAAGTCCTCCAAGGGGACACTGACCGCGGGTTTGGCTTGAACGAGCCATTCATCCCAACTACCGCTCATATTCTCCCCGAGAAGAAGCCTTTCCCAATTGACGAATCAGTCCACTACTACGAGAGACATTTCAACGGCTCAGGGCCGGACGGAACTTACCGTCGCTCTTCGTGCCCCGCGGTAAATGCGTTGGCCAACCGGGGCTACATTAACCGAACTGGACGGAATATCAGCTACTCTGAGCTGACGCATGCCGTTCGCCGGGTCTGGAACTTTGCCGATGATAATGTGACTCCTCCATCCCTCTCAAGCATTCGGAGACCTTTTCCCGAGGGGGATCAGAATCTTGGTCGAGACATCTGTCCAATGAAGGCCCGCTTCCAACGGGAAGATTGTGGCCAAGGGGAGCTGGAACATAGGAAGTGTATT ACCAATCTATAG
- the lea1 gene encoding U2 snRNP complex subunit LEA1 (U2-associated snRNP A' protein), with protein MRLTVELIQNSLSYINPLKDRELDLRGHKIPAIENLGIAKDQDAIDFTDNDISTLGNFPFFPRLHTLLLARNRVKHIQPSLATSVPNLANLVLTSNHMTELADLDPLRNLTKLTHLVLLENPITRKEHYRYWVIWRIPSVRFLDYQKVKDAEREKAQELFGTAEEPSALASKIMGIKSRTFDVPSESLADRAPADKAVRVQLTEAERKRVEKMIREARSLQEIARLEKELNEGRIPGGALDAAEDPDQMQT; from the exons ATGCGATTGACCGTCGAGCTCATCCAAAATTCCCTGTCGTACATCAACCCGCTCAAGGATCGCGAATTAGATCTCCGAG GGCACAAAATACCCGCGATTGAGAACTTGGGTATTGCCAAG GATCAAGATGCAATCGACTTCACAGATAACGATATCTCCACCCTTGGGaacttccctttctttccccgcCTCCAcacccttctcctcgccCGGAATCGAGTCAAGCACATCCAGCCCTCGCTAGCAACTTCCGTGCCCAACTTGGCCAATCTTGTATTAACATCGAACCATATGACCGAACTCGCCGACTTGGATCCGCTGCGCAACCTGACGAAGTTGACCCATTTGGTGTTGTTGGAGAACCCTATTACCCGGAAAGAG CACTACCGGTATTGGGTCATCTGGAGGATCCCTAGCGTGCGCTTCCTGGACTACCAGAAGGTAAAGGACGCTGAGCGTGAGAAGGCTCAGGAACTCTTCGGAACCGCCGAGGAACCATCGGCACTAGCCTCCAAGATCATGGGCATCAAGTCCCGCACATTCGACGTCCCATCCGAAAGCCTAGCAGACAGGGCACCCGCCGACAAGGCCGTCAGAGTCCAGCTGACCGAGGCCGAGAGAAAACGCGTCGAGAAGATGATCCGCGAAGCAAGGAGCTTACAAGAGATCGCGAGACTGGAAAAGGAATTGAACGAAGGTCGGATACCGGGAGGCGCGCTCGATGCGGCCGAGGACCCGGATCAAATGCAGACGTAA
- a CDS encoding hemolysin-III family protein (predicted membrane proteins, contain hemolysin III domain), with protein MASLRLALTCFLTPSPPKATENFHAANTEPPQKKQVFHASEIPEWMQWDPYIQHGYRTQLNSFKQCFLSLFYMHNESVNTWSHIVLEISFLILLLAIDYWIAQLPFKVPFSDMLAIQSYVAGTAGCLVFSAAFHATNAHSPEVARAFLKLDYFGIVLTISTTCISVAYFTSTLQLAYILFTVLCAAMVFCITLDVGMDGARAGPWRATVFLLLAASGLAPIFHVGWNEASRSPVRRMPSAPWHMSPGFRRSIGRVDSISSDVLTHVAIQTVTKMCRVRVIRSSMCWLRSARSCICLGFERCWSAFIWFGAQCRW; from the exons ATGGCGTCCCTCAGACTCGCCTTAACCTGTTTCCTGACACCATCGCCTCCAAAGGCGACAGAGAACTTTCATGCTGCAAATACTGAACCTCCTCAAAAGAAACAGGTATTTCATGCCTCTGAGATACCCGAGTGGATGCAGTGGGATCCATACATCCAGCACGGGTACCGGACCCAGTTGAATAGTTTCAAACAATGCTTCTTGTCGCTGTTCTACATGCACAATGAATCCGTCAACACCTGGTCCCATATAGTTCTCGAAATCTCTTTCCTAATCTTACTTCTCGCGATCGACTACTGGATTGCCCAGCTGCCCTTCAAAGTGCCATTCTCAGACATGCTGGCCATTCAATCATATGTTGCCGGGACAGCAGGATGCCTGGTCTTCTCG GCTGCCTTTCACGCCACGAATGCTCATTCCCCGGAGGTCGCTCGCGCTTTCCTGAAGCTAGACTACTTTGGGATCGTGCTGACCATCTCGACGACCTGTATCTCGGTGGCCTATTTCACGTCAACGCTACAACTCGCCTATATCCTCTTCACGGTGCTCTGCGCCGCCATGGTCTTTTGCATCACGTTAGATGTTGGGATGGATGGTGCCCGTGCAGGTCCATGGAG AGCAACggtgtttcttctcctcgctgCCAGCGGCTTAGCCCCCATCTTCCACGTCGGTTGGAATGAAG CCTCACGGTCACCTGTTCGTCGTATGCCATCGGCACCCTGGCATATGTCACCCGGTTTCCGGAGAAGTATTGGCCGGGTCGATTCGATCTCATCAGATGTCCTAACACACGTTGCTATACAGACTGTGACTAAGATGTGCAGGGTGCGAGTCATCAGGTCTTCCATGTGTTGGTTGCGTTCGGCCAGATCGTGCATTTGTTTGGGCTTCGAGAGATGCTGGTCAGCATTCATATGGTTCGGTGCACAATGTAGATGGTAG
- a CDS encoding ammonium transporter (ammonia permease) — MVAQPVYNASMPEGGDPTRVDVNAQYAGLEYNYIYITACTFIVFLILPGIAFLYSGLTRRKSALALLFQGFMILAVVTFQWLFWGYSLAYSRDGGPFIGTLQNFGLMNVMVAPSPGSAVLPEIVFCLFQLLFCACTVMILAGGAFERGNILPSLIFSFFWATIVYCPLARWTWSSNGWLYKFGAIDFAGGGPVHIASGCAALAYALVLGKRLHHGEASPRKPHNTTLVFLGTVLIWTGWLGFNGGSSLNASMRAMVAVFNTNTAGCTGILGWVLVDMIKHRGRFSVVGACEGAIAGLVGITPAAGCVSLWLAACIGFITGIVCSSLQNINDWLRVDEGMDVFKLHGVGGIVGAFLTGLFASESISALDGASLTGGAIDGNGIQVGRQLAEICAIAGYSFTVSYILLFILKYIPGMRLRVDEESEMMGLDRAQFFDEQIGDWSIAHGTSSPMLMGVSKEPSASKDEQTVKTPGV; from the exons ATGGTCGCG CAGCCGGTGTACAATGCTTCTATGCCGGAAGGGGGCGATCCAACAAGAGTCGACGTCAATGCACAATATGCGGGATTGGAGTACaattatatctatatcacCGCCTGCACCTTTATTGTCTTCTTAATCCTGCCTGGGATCGCCTTCCTCTACAGTGGATTAACACGGCGGAAGTCCGCATTggccctcctcttccaaggCTTTATGATCCTTGCGGT TGTCACATTCCAATGGTTGTTCTGGGGGTATTCTCTAGCGTATTCCAGAGATGGAGGACCATTTATCGGCACGCTGCAGAATTTTGGACTGATGAACGTCATGGTGGCACCCTCTCCCGGTTCCGCCGTGCTTCCGGAGATCGTCTTCTGCCTATTCCAGCTTCTTTTCTGCGCTTGCACG GTAATGATCCTTGCGGGCGGCGCCTTTGAACGAGGCAACATTTTGCCGTCTCtgatcttcagcttcttctgggcCACGATCGTCTATTGCCCCTTAGCCAGGTGGACATGGAGCAGCAACGGTTGGCTTTACAAATTCGGGGCTATAGActtcgctggtggtggtcccGTCCATATAGCTTCGGGCTGTGCCGCTTTAGCATACGCGCTGGTTCTCGGGAAGCGGTTACACCATGGAGAAGCCTCGCCGCGCAAACCCCACAACACAACGTTGGTATTTCTCGGAACAGTTCTCATCTGGACAGGATGGCTTGGGTTCAAC GGTGGATCGAGTCTTAATGCCAGTATGCGTGCTATGGTGGCCGTCTTCAACACCAATACGGCGGGATGCACGGGGATCCTGGGGTGGGTCCTAGTCGATATGATCAAACACAGGGGTAGATTCTCTGTGGTTGGGGCCTGCGAAGGCGCCATTGCCGGTCTCGTAGGGATCACACCAGCTGCCGGCTGTGTTTCTCTTTGGCTGGCGGCTTGTATTGGGTTCATTACCGGCATCGTCTGTTCATCACTCCAGAATATTAATGATTGGCTCAGGGTTGACGAGGGCATGGATGTCTTCAAGCTTCACGGAGTTGGTGGCATAGTAGGCGCCTTCTTGACGGGGCTTTTCGCAAGTGAATCCATTTCAGCCCTGGATGGGGCCAGTCTTACTGGCGGCGCTATTGATGGCAACGGAATTCAGGTCGGCAGACAGCTTGCTGAGATCTGTGCTATCGCCGGATACTCCTTTACTGTGTCCTACATCTTGCTCTTCATTCTCAAGTACATCCCTGGGATGCGTCTACGGGTGGATGAGGAGTCGGAGATGATGGGTCTCGACCGGGCACAGTTCTTTGACGAACAGATCGGTGACTGGTCAATAGCACATGGCACGAGCAGTCCGATGTTGATGGGGGTGTCCAAAGAGCCATCTGCGTCAAAAGATGAGCAAACAGTGAAAACACCAGGAGTCTAG
- a CDS encoding uncharacterized protein (predicted protein): MERLSINPYVVRRLHPSNDHLPLDVDDHVMRDLAGGRTLAVLHQEGRLFLANHSYQAAYPKTPGRWTAACTAYFFIHPRSGDFLPLAIKTNMGSDFTYTALDDANDWLFAKMAFNMNDLFHSQLYHLANTHDVAEPIHQAALRTMSARHPVRGYLDRCSPSS; encoded by the exons ATGGAACGGCTGTCCATCAATCCCTACGTGGTCCGGCGTCTCCATCCCAGTAACGACCACCTGCCCTTAGACGTTGACGACCATGTGATGCGGGATCTGGCAGGGGGTAGAACCCTGGCGGTTCTTCATCAGGAAGGGCGCCTCTTTCTCGCTAATCACTCCTACCAGGCCGCGTATCCCAAGACACCCGGACGCTGGACAGCCGCCTGCACTGCCTACTTCTTTATTCATCCTCGTTCCGGGGATTTCCTTCCACTGGCTATCAAGACCAACATGGGCAGTGACTTTACTTATACCGCGCTGGATGACGCCAATGACTGGCTTTTTGCGAAGATGGCCTTTAACATGAACGACCTGTTTCACTCGCAGTTATACCATCTAGCAAATACACATGATGTAGCAGAGCCTATCCACCAGGCGGCCTTGCGGACCATGAGTGCTCGTCATCCTGTCCGTGGATACCTTGATCGCT GCTCACCCAGTTCCTAG